Proteins from one Dromiciops gliroides isolate mDroGli1 chromosome 6, mDroGli1.pri, whole genome shotgun sequence genomic window:
- the LOC122730522 gene encoding LOW QUALITY PROTEIN: F-box/WD repeat-containing protein 5-like (The sequence of the model RefSeq protein was modified relative to this genomic sequence to represent the inferred CDS: deleted 1 base in 1 codon; substituted 1 base at 1 genomic stop codon), with protein MDDGGNPFLPDSIIYQIFLSLSHEDVLAAGLVCRQWQAVSRDEFLWKELFYXYYQVARDVPRHPAAVSWYEEFQRLYDTIPCVEVQTLREHTDHVLHLSFSHTGYLFASCSKDCTVKIWNNDLAISLLHSSNMRPYNWSYTQFSQFNQDDTLLLVSGVFLGPHNSSSGEIAVISLDNFALLSRVRNKPYDVFGCWLNETNLISGNLHRIGDITSCSVLWLNNAFQDVESENVNVVKRLFKIQNLNASTIRTVMVADCSRYDTPDLLLDTGPQPASVATSPCRVFDLGSDNEEEEGWVRPPPEAQPRRGPREGLRRFLDDIMEGRARPVLSEQELESKVAEFLAQNRTKAPEASRENSDKKKYLIFTTGCLTYSPHQIGIKQILPHQMTTAGPVLGEERRSDDEFFDSLDHVIDIHEHIIGMGLSPDHRYLYVNSRSWPSGSVVSDPMQPPPIAEEIDLHVFDLKTMKEVKRALRAHRAYTPNDECFFIFLDVSRDFVASGAEDLHGYVWDRHYNICLAKLRHEDVVNSVAFSPLEQELLLSASDDNTIKVWRSPRTVRIHQVSRPWPRPLFFSWLGSQKS; from the exons ATGGATGATGGGGGCAACCCCTTCCTTCCAGACAGTATTATTTACCAGATCTTCTTGAGCCTGAGCCATGAAGATGTGCTAGCTGCAGGGTTGGTGTGCCGCCAGTGGCAGGCAGTATCTCGAGATGAGTTCCTGTGGAAGGAGCTGTTTTACTGATACTACCAGGTGGCCCGAGATGTTCCTCGTCATCCAGCTGCTGTCTCCTGGTATGAGGAGTTTCAGAGACTCTATGACACCATTCCCTGTGTGGAAGTACAGACCCTGAGAGAACACACTGATCACGTTCTCCACCTCAGCTTTTCACACACAGGATACCTGTTTGCATCCTGTTCCAAGGACTGTACTGTAAAGATCTGGAACAATGACCTGGCCATCTCACTTCTGCACAGCTCCAACATGAGGCCTTACAACTGGAGCTATACCCAATTTTCCCAGTTCAACCAAGATGACACACTGCTCCTTGTGTCAGGAGTCTTCCTGGGGCCCCACAACTCTTCATCAGGAGAGATTGCTGTCATCAGCCTGGACAACTTTGCTCTCCTCTCACGAGTCCGAAACAAGCCATATGATGTGTTTGGATGCTGGCTCAATGAAACCAACCTGATCTCTGGGAATCTACATCGGATTGGAGACATCACATCCTGCTCTGTGCTTTGGCTCAACAATGCATTTCAGGATGTCGAGTCAGAGAATGTTAATGTGGTGAAACGGCTCTTCAAAATCCAGAACCTTAATGCCAGCACAATCCGCACTGTGATGGTGGCCGACTGCAGTCGCTATGATACCCCTGACCTCCTGCTGGATACTGGACCCCAGCCAGCTTCTGTCGCCACCTCACCTTGTCGGGTTTTTGACCTGGGTAGTGataatgaggaagaggaaggctGGGTCCGACCCCCACCTGAGGCCCAGCCCCGTCGGGGCCCCAGGGAAGGGCTCCGGCGCTTCCTAGATGATATTATGGAGGGCCGGGCACGACCTGTCTTGTCAGAACAGGAGCTGGAGAGCAAAGTTGCGGAGTTTCTGGCCCAAAACCGGACCAAAGCCCCAGAGGCCAGCAGAGAGAACAGCGACAAGAAGAaatatttgatcttcaccactGGCTGCCTCACATATTCTCCACACCAGATAGGAATTAAGCAGATTCTGCCTCACCAGATGACAACAGCAGGGCCAGTGCTGGGAGAGGAGCGACGTTCAGAT GATGAATTCTTTGACTCGTTGGATCATGTGATCGACATCCATGAACACATCATTGGGATGGGTCTATCACCTGACCACAGGTACCTGTATGTCAACAGCCGCTCATGGCCCAGTGGCTCAGTGGTGTCAGACCCCATGCAGCCACCACCTATTGCTGAGGAGATTGACTTACACGTGTTTGACCTTAAGACTATGAAGGAAGTGAAGAGGGCTCTCAGGGCCCACCGTGCCTATACACCCAATGATGAGtgcttcttcatcttccttgatgtCAGCAGGGATTTTGTTGCCAGTGGTGCAGAAGACCTACATGGCTATGTCTGGGACCGACACTACAATATCTGCTTAGCCAAGCTCCGGCATGAGGATGTGGTCAACTCTGTGGCCTTTAGCCCCCTGGAACAGGAGCTGTTGCTGAGTGCCAGTGATGATAATACCATTAAAGTATGGCGGTCACCTCGCACTGTGCGCATCCACCAAGTCTCCCGTCCATGGCCCCGTCCACTCTTCTTCTCCTGGTTGGGCAGCCAAAAGAGCTGA